GCCACGTGTTACTGAGCCGTGCGCCGGTGCTCCCCGAAGGGAGCCCCATGACTCGCATGGCTTAGTCGGACCCCGATAGCAGTGGCCTCCGGCAGGATCAACCGGAATTAAGTTAGGAGTACGGTCGCAAGAAAGGATAAACCTTTCTTGCAACTGGTTGCTGTGGGGTTTCACCACCCCAGTCGTGGGCTTGCCTCAGCCCCGATCTTATTAGATCGGGGACGCATCTTCCATTGCATCCAATATTCCAACATCGTCATATGTATCGTTTTTAGGTTCAGAACAATTAAAGTAATAAAAATAAAAAAGGGCCGGGACCGGGAATTGAACCCGGGTCAGGGGATCCACAGTCCCCCAGGATAGCCACTACCCCATCCCGGCCACACTACCTATGGTGCAGGGGCAGGGATTTGAACCCTGGAACCCCTACGGGACTGGGTCCTAGGCCCAGCGCCTTTGGCCAGGCTTGGCGACCCCTGCATTAAACATATAAAAAATAGTAATATAATGCTCCGGCCGGGATTTGAACCCGGGTCGCGGGCTCGAAAGGCCCGCATGATTGGCCGGACTACACCACCGGAGCATATAGTGGGCCCGAAGGGATTTGAACCCTTGACCACTCGGTTATGAGCCGAGCGCTCTAACCAGGCTGAGCTACGGGCCCAATAAAAAAATAAAAAATCTGATGATTAAAAATTAATGGCGCCCCCAGCAGGACTCGAACCTGCGACCTACGGATTAACAGTCCGTCGCTCTACCAACTGAGCTATGGGGGCACATAAAATGGTGCCGCGGGGGTGATTTGAACACCCGACAACTGGATCTTCAGTCCAGCGTTCTCCCAGGCTGAACTACCGCGGCACCGAATGTTTGCATAATTATCCATTACATTTCACATATATAAACTTTTCGGTTTAATGTATTAAAATATGTAAATATTATTTAGATAAGATTAATCTATTAATTTAGAAAATAGTTTTATAATATCTTTTGAACTTAAAACACCAACTATTTTCTCTTCACAGGGAGATCTAACATACAAGTGATGAATATTATGCTCTATCATAATATCAATTGCTTTTTCTAATGGTGCTTCAGGACTAATAGTTATTGGATTTACTGTCATAATTTCTTCAGCTGTTTTATCTAATTCATGATAATGCTTTAATATATCAGTATCAGTTATTATTCCCCAAAACCTTTCTCCATCAGAAACTACAACAGAGGAGATATCATACTTTGCCATAGTTTTAATGACGTCACATAACTTTGTGTCCAAAGATACTTCTACAACACCCTTTTTCATAACATCTCTAACTAAATATTTAGATATCATTATATCACACCATAAACTTTTATCACTAAATTTTAATTAGAAAATTTTTAAGTATAAAAGATTTTTCAATTATAATTTTATTATTTATACATTGAAATATATTAAAATATGTATTCTAATAACAACATTCATATACTCCTTTGACTATAACATTCTATTACTTACATTATATCATAATATTAACAATTATAAATTTATGCTGATGGTGATAATATGGACGATTTAACACAATTACCCGGTGTAGGACCATCAATTGCTGAAAAGTTAAAAGAAGCCGGATATTCTGACTTTATGAAAATTGCAACTGCAACTATTGGAGAACTTACAGAAATTGATGGAATTAGTGAAAAAGCGGCTGTAAAAATTATAGAAGCCGCAAGAGAACTTTGTAATTTAGGATTTAAAAGTGGAAGTGAAATATTAGATCAAAGAAAATATATTTGGAAATTATCTACAGGAAGCAAAAATTTAGATGAAATTTTAGGTGGAGGTTTAGAAAGTCAGTCAATTACAGAATTTGCTGGAATGTATGGTTCTGGAAAAACACAGATAGCTCATCAAGCATGTGTTAATTTACAATGTCCAGAGAGAATTTTAGCAGATGACTCAATAAGAGATGAGTTTTTAAACGAACCAAAGGCAGTTTATATTGACACAGAAGGAACATTTAGACCTGAGAGAATTATCCAAATGGCAGAAGCATTAGGATTAGATGGAAAAGATGTTTTAAACAA
This Methanocaldococcus sp. DNA region includes the following protein-coding sequences:
- a CDS encoding CBS domain-containing protein; this encodes MISKYLVRDVMKKGVVEVSLDTKLCDVIKTMAKYDISSVVVSDGERFWGIITDTDILKHYHELDKTAEEIMTVNPITISPEAPLEKAIDIMIEHNIHHLYVRSPCEEKIVGVLSSKDIIKLFSKLID
- the radA gene encoding DNA repair and recombination protein RadA codes for the protein MDDLTQLPGVGPSIAEKLKEAGYSDFMKIATATIGELTEIDGISEKAAVKIIEAARELCNLGFKSGSEILDQRKYIWKLSTGSKNLDEILGGGLESQSITEFAGMYGSGKTQIAHQACVNLQCPERILADDSIRDEFLNEPKAVYIDTEGTFRPERIIQMAEALGLDGKDVLNNILVARAYNSDMQMLYAENVEKLIKEGLNIKLVIVDSLTSTFRTEYTGRGKLAERQQKLGRHMATLNKLADLYNCVVIVTNQVSARPDAIFGPSEQAIGGHIVGHAATFRIFLRKAKGDKRVAKLYDSPHLPDAEAMFRITEKGIHD